The nucleotide sequence CAGTTCCTGATATTCGTCCTGGTGAAATAATTCAGCGTGATCTTTGATGCGATCGATGTTGTTCTGAGCCATGATGGGTGTTCTCCAAAGTTGATGCGAGAGGGGGAAGGTGAGAAACTGGGAGGGTGGGAGGTGGAGGGGGTGGAGCCAGAAATTCAAAGCTTGATCCCCCCATCCCCTTCGTCTACGCCTCAGTTTCTTTCCACGGTGCACCGATCAACCCCCAGGTTGGGCTGTTGAGGGCAAGATCCATGTCACGGGCAAAGATGGCGAAGCCGTCGTAACCGTGATAAGGACCGGAGTAATCCCAGGAGTGCATCTGACGGAAGGGAAGCGCCATTTTTTGGAACACGTACTTCTCCTTAATGCCAGAAGCCACCAGGTCAGGCTTCAGTTGTTTGATAAACGCTTCAAACTCATAGGCGGAAACGTCATCGTAAATCAGGGTGCCGTTTTCCACGTAGTGTGTGGTGCGCTTATAGTCATCGTTGTGCCCAAACTCATAGCCTGTACCGATGAGCTGCATTCCCAGGTCATGGAAGGCGGGAACAACGTGGCGGGGACGCAAGCCCCCTACCATCAGAGCCACCGTTTTGCCTTCTAGCCGAGGACGGTATTTTTCAATGACTGCCTGGGTTTGGGCTTCGTATTTAGCAATCACGGCTTCTGCCTTTGCCTGGATGGTTTCATCGAAGCGGGCGGCAATGGTTCTGAGGGATTCGGCAATTTGGGTTGGCCCAAAGAAGTTATATTCCAGCCAGGGAATCCCGTAGGCTTCTTCCATATGGCGGGAAATGTAGTTCATTGAGCGATAGCAGTGAACCAGATTCAGCTTTACAGAAGGGGTGTTAATCATTTCATGCAGGGTGCCATCCCCTGACCACTGAGCCACCACCCGCAGGCCAATTTCTTCTAAGAGAATGCGGCTGGACCAGGCATCACCGCCAATGTTGTAGTCACCAATAATGGCAACGTCGTAGGGAGTGCCCTCAGGAATATTGCCTGCTTTCTTTTCCTTGTTGTATTGAGGAAACACCCAGTCCCGCACCGAGTCGTTGGCGATGTGGTGTCCCAGGGATTGAGAGACTCCCCGGAACCCTTCGCAACGGACAGGAACGACTGTCTTGCCAATTTCTTTAGCAGACTTTTTGGCGACAGCTTCAATGTCATCGCCAATCAGTCCAATTGGGCATTCAGATTGAATGGAAACGCCCCGGTTGAGGGGGAACAGTTCTTCGAGTTCGGTGATTAATTTGGCCAGTTTTTTGTCTCCCCCGAACACAATGTCCCGCTCCTGGAAGTCAGAGGTGAACTGCATTGTGCCGAAGGAATCAACCCCGGTGGTGCCAATGTAGTAGTTGCGGCGACCGGACCAGGAGTAGTAACCACAACCGACAGGCCCGTGACTGATGTGAATCATGTCCTTGATGGGTCCCCAAACGACGCCTTTAGACCCGGCGTAGGCACAACCGCGAGTCGTCATTGAACCGGGGACAGATTTGATATTTGACTTGACGCCGCAATCAGATTTGCCTTGTTCGTATACATTCAGATGCTTTTCCCGCTTTTTCCTGGCTTTATCGGGATAGGCTTCCAGAACTTCTTTGATCAGTTCTTTCTTCGTAACAACGGGATTCTCTTCAAGAGTAGTGGATTCGGGAGGTGTCATAGTCTGCCTCTCTGGATAGTGGGTAAAGGATGGAGGGGAAGAAGGAGAGGGGAGGGAGGAGAGGGAGGGGGGAAGGGGAGGGAAGGAGGAAGGGCAGAGTCAGAAATTCAACATTTAAAACTCACACACTTGATCGCCCCGTTACCCAATCAATCCATCACCCCGTTCCCTTCAGAGCCAGTGATCTGTCGGAACTACTAGGCGACCCCTACAGGTGCTCTGGTGCCTTGCTGAATTGCTTTCTGGTACTCTTCTTCGCCACCCAGAATGCCAAATTCGACTAACAGATCTTCCAGTTCATCCATTGAGATTGGAGTCGGGATGCAGAGGTTCTTGTTGTCGATAATCTTCTTAGCAAGGGTGCGATACTCTTCAGCCTGCTGGCTGTCAGGCGCGTACTCAATCACTGTCATCCGACGTAATTCAGCGTGTTGAACGATGTTATCCCGGGGGACGAAGTGCAGAAGTTGAGTGTTCAGTCGTTTTGCCAGGGTTTCAATCAGTTCCAGCTCGCGGTCAACCTTACGGCTGTTGCAAATCAAGCCACCCAGACGCACACCACCGGAGTGGGCATATTTCAGAACACCACGGGCAATGTTGTTGGCGGCGTACATTGCCATCATTTCACCAGAGGTGACGATGTAGATTTCTTGAGCTTTGCCTTCCCGGATGGGCATGGCAAAACCACCGCAAACCACGTCACCCAATACGTCGTAGGAGACGAAATCGAGATCTTCGTAAGCACCGTTTTCTTCCAGGAAGTTGATGGCCGTGATGATACCCCGTCCAGCACAACCAACACCGGGTTCGGGACCACCGGACTCAACACAACGCACATCTTTGTAACCGGTTAGCAGGACTTCTTCCAGTTCCAGATCTTCTACTGCACCCCGTTCAGCCGCCAGGTGCAGAATGGTGGTTTGAGCTTTACTGTGGAGCATCAGGCGGGTGGAGTCTGCTTTCGGGTCACAGCCTACGATCATGACGCGCTGACCGAGTTCAGCCATCCCTGCGATCGTGTTTTGTGAAGTGGTGGATTTACCAATCCCACCTTTGCCGTAAAAGGCTATCTGTCTGATACTTTCGTCTGTCATGAGATGATCTCCTTTGGAGTAATCAGGGGTTTGCGAGCAGTCGTCAACTGGTCAATTGTTAGCCAGCGTTGCTGAATCTGGGTATGAATTACAGCGTGTATGAATTGAAACTCGTTCCAGTTCATACTGCTATTTAGCAGCACCGTTAGCCAGCTATAAAGGGGACGTTGCAGGTGACCGGGTCAGGGTGTTGGTAGCGATCGCACCAGGGGGGCGATCGCCCAACCGGAATGTAATGCTGGGGATTATTCATGAATGAGGGGGATAGGACAGGAGCCGCCGGGGATTCAGGGACGGGGGGATGGGGGAAGCGGAGGGATGGGGGAAGCGGGGGTTATTTCTTTGCTTCTCCAGGTCCCTATTCCTTCCCACCTTTACTCACGCCACCGCTTCCACAACTAAACCGGGTAAAACACGTTCTCGTAACCGAACCTCAATCGCATTTTTGAGCGTCGCGGTACTGCTGTCACAGGAACCGCAGGCACCTTTGAGGATGACTTTGACCACATCTCCTTCGATGTCATAGAGTTCGACATCCCCTCCATCAGCAACCAGAACAGGGCGGACTTCCTGCAAAACGTTCTGGATCAAACTGATTTTTTGCACCGTTGTGAGGGGGCGGTTGCGTTCTTGAGCAGTGGCAATCTCGGCAGCAACTCTGGCAGCCGTCAGTTCTTTTTCCTGGTGCACGGTGGCAATCAAATCTTCAATTTCTGCGGAGCAGGAACTGCATCCACCGCCTGCTTTCACATAACTGGTGACCTGTTCTACAGTGGTTAGATTATTTTCAATTACCACCCGGCGAATTCTGTTTTCACTGACTCCAAAGCAGCTACAAATGAGTTTGCCATCATCTTCTTCGTGGTGTTCAATTTCGATGCCACGGTATTTATAAATAGCCGCTTCCAGGGCTTCCTGTCCCATCACAGAGCAGTGCATTTTCTCTTCGGGCAACCCGCCCAGATAATTGGCAATATCCCGGTTACTGATGTTCAGCGCTTCATCCAGTGTCAGTCCTTTGATGATTTCGGTCAGGGCAGAGGAAGAGGCGATCGCGCTGGTGCAGCCAAAGGTTTGAAAGCGGGAATCGAGAATTTTGTCTGTATCGACTTCAATCTTGAGGTGAAGTCTGAGCGCATCACCACAGGCAATGCTACCGACTTCTCCAAACACAACTGCAATTCCAGCTTCATTCAGGTCTTCAATCGCCCCCTGGTTTTTGGGGTTGTAAAACAGGTCCAGTACTTTTTCGGTGTAGTCCCACATGGCAGTAAGGGTAATAGTAAGGGGTAGGAGAGGGAGGAGGGGAGGGGAGGGGAATCAGTTTTCACTGCCCGATCACTCATCTGGCTCCGACAACCGCTTCTTCGCGGTCCTGTAACCATTCAGCCTGGTCGTTGTTGAAGGGGGAAAGGTCGCGCAGGCGCTGGACGATACCCGGCATCACTTCCAGGACGCGATCAATATCAGCCTCGGTGGTATAGCGGGAAAGGCTGAACCGGATGGAGCCATGCAGGATGGTATACGGTAAGCCCATTGCCCGCAGAACATGGGAAGGTTCCAGGGAACCGGAAGTACAGGCGGAACCAGAGGATGCACAGATACCGTATTGATCCAGGGAGAGCAGGATTGCTTCGCCTTCGATGTACTTGAAGCCGATGTTGGTGGTGTTGGGTAGCCGGTTTTTGCGATCGCCGTTGATTTCGGTATCGGCGATCGCAAGCAGTCCCTTCTCTAAGCGGTCACGCAGTTTCTTTTCCTGGGGGACATCGGCGAGATGCTCCTGAGCCAGTTCAGCCGCCTTGCCCAGACCAATAATGCCGGCCACGTTCTCGGTTCCGGCACGACGACCCCGCTCCTGGTGTCCCCCAATCAGCAGGGGACGAAAGCGAAATCCCCGCCTGACAAACAGTGCCCCCACCCCTTTGGGCGCGTGTAATTTATGGCCGGAGATAGTCATCAAATCAATTACACTGGTTTTCATCGTCAGGGGTAACTTTCCGGCAACCTGCACGGCATCGACGTGGAAGGTCGCACCGTATTCTCTGGCGATCGCCCCGGCCTGCTCTACGGGAAACACCGTGCCTGTCTCGTTGTTGGCATACATCATCGAAACCAGGGCGGTATTGCCTGTCATCGCCGCTTCCAGTTCCATCAAGTCAACCTGTCCTTTGCGATTGACAGACAGGTAGGTGACCGTGTAGCCTTGCTTTTCCAGTTGTTTGAACAGGTTCAAAACACAGGCGTGTTCTACCT is from Leptothermofonsia sichuanensis E412 and encodes:
- the nifD gene encoding nitrogenase molybdenum-iron protein alpha chain; this encodes MTPPESTTLEENPVVTKKELIKEVLEAYPDKARKKREKHLNVYEQGKSDCGVKSNIKSVPGSMTTRGCAYAGSKGVVWGPIKDMIHISHGPVGCGYYSWSGRRNYYIGTTGVDSFGTMQFTSDFQERDIVFGGDKKLAKLITELEELFPLNRGVSIQSECPIGLIGDDIEAVAKKSAKEIGKTVVPVRCEGFRGVSQSLGHHIANDSVRDWVFPQYNKEKKAGNIPEGTPYDVAIIGDYNIGGDAWSSRILLEEIGLRVVAQWSGDGTLHEMINTPSVKLNLVHCYRSMNYISRHMEEAYGIPWLEYNFFGPTQIAESLRTIAARFDETIQAKAEAVIAKYEAQTQAVIEKYRPRLEGKTVALMVGGLRPRHVVPAFHDLGMQLIGTGYEFGHNDDYKRTTHYVENGTLIYDDVSAYEFEAFIKQLKPDLVASGIKEKYVFQKMALPFRQMHSWDYSGPYHGYDGFAIFARDMDLALNSPTWGLIGAPWKETEA
- the nifH gene encoding nitrogenase iron protein; translation: MTDESIRQIAFYGKGGIGKSTTSQNTIAGMAELGQRVMIVGCDPKADSTRLMLHSKAQTTILHLAAERGAVEDLELEEVLLTGYKDVRCVESGGPEPGVGCAGRGIITAINFLEENGAYEDLDFVSYDVLGDVVCGGFAMPIREGKAQEIYIVTSGEMMAMYAANNIARGVLKYAHSGGVRLGGLICNSRKVDRELELIETLAKRLNTQLLHFVPRDNIVQHAELRRMTVIEYAPDSQQAEEYRTLAKKIIDNKNLCIPTPISMDELEDLLVEFGILGGEEEYQKAIQQGTRAPVGVA
- the nifU gene encoding Fe-S cluster assembly protein NifU; this translates as MWDYTEKVLDLFYNPKNQGAIEDLNEAGIAVVFGEVGSIACGDALRLHLKIEVDTDKILDSRFQTFGCTSAIASSSALTEIIKGLTLDEALNISNRDIANYLGGLPEEKMHCSVMGQEALEAAIYKYRGIEIEHHEEDDGKLICSCFGVSENRIRRVVIENNLTTVEQVTSYVKAGGGCSSCSAEIEDLIATVHQEKELTAARVAAEIATAQERNRPLTTVQKISLIQNVLQEVRPVLVADGGDVELYDIEGDVVKVILKGACGSCDSSTATLKNAIEVRLRERVLPGLVVEAVA
- the nifS gene encoding cysteine desulfurase NifS, with amino-acid sequence MSAVIYLDNNATTKLDPEVLEAMLPYLTEYYGNPSSMHRFGGQVSKALKHARFQVASLLGAEESEIIFTSCGTEGNNTAIRAALAAQPDRKHLITTQVEHACVLNLFKQLEKQGYTVTYLSVNRKGQVDLMELEAAMTGNTALVSMMYANNETGTVFPVEQAGAIAREYGATFHVDAVQVAGKLPLTMKTSVIDLMTISGHKLHAPKGVGALFVRRGFRFRPLLIGGHQERGRRAGTENVAGIIGLGKAAELAQEHLADVPQEKKLRDRLEKGLLAIADTEINGDRKNRLPNTTNIGFKYIEGEAILLSLDQYGICASSGSACTSGSLEPSHVLRAMGLPYTILHGSIRFSLSRYTTEADIDRVLEVMPGIVQRLRDLSPFNNDQAEWLQDREEAVVGAR